In a single window of the Pseudobacteriovorax antillogorgiicola genome:
- a CDS encoding beta-propeller domain-containing protein, whose product MMKFYSKPLLCGLSLALGVACTDGGKDSSESELSKQRFASNYALDESSLVALTQFDGCNSLEGHLKGQYLRYLEERFAQQRVNHAYWLARRNRELPQAEEASSDMATEASEPQDFSKTNTQVEGVDEPDIVKTNGTHIFTATGNKVQIVKSWPAADMIALPALEFPGRVNNLFLTEDQKLVVSYFEPYVGSVYDEFYPYSFNRDKVFISSYDVSNPESPVALASWAFNGNYQSMRRIGSSIRLIQNSWGFRIDNLQTYIDTWEGNGPISMSEFDKRVDLAKAANSKAVAAAALSDILNTGGETNDVLGKTPESCQKVFSPEGIRNTGLTKVTTIELATSTVDQSAVTVPSNHVYASEKSLYITQSYSWFWRGLSNWETLSFVHRFDIQNPSSTQYLGSGSYSGYINNQFSMDEKDDVLRIAVTENIPSSEDTNEDDDIWWWRPMNTINRVITMNLVENKLQVLGKSVGLAEGEKIYSARFMGDKGYVVTFRQVDPLYTFDLTDPAAPKVVGELKIPGFSTYMHPLDEGHLLAVGNEATNEGRITGLKVSIFDVSDFANPKEKHKFIIDNGNGWNWSEALYDHHAFTYFASRKLLAIPLGGYIDRSWTSELKVFNIDTEAGISNRGSISMSDLAVYNENYGWWYSSQVRRSVFADDFIYGISNSGIRAVHNSDLAAPIKTVSFVE is encoded by the coding sequence ATGATGAAATTCTATTCGAAGCCGCTTTTATGTGGGTTATCATTAGCCCTGGGGGTCGCCTGTACAGACGGTGGTAAAGACAGTTCTGAATCCGAACTTAGTAAGCAGCGTTTTGCGAGTAATTATGCCTTAGATGAAAGCTCCCTGGTGGCTCTCACCCAGTTCGACGGATGCAACTCCCTGGAAGGGCATTTAAAGGGTCAGTATCTTAGGTACTTAGAGGAGCGCTTTGCCCAGCAAAGGGTCAATCACGCCTATTGGCTTGCCCGCAGGAATCGAGAGCTTCCTCAGGCGGAAGAAGCCTCGTCAGACATGGCTACAGAAGCCAGCGAACCTCAAGATTTTTCGAAAACTAATACCCAAGTTGAAGGTGTCGATGAGCCAGACATTGTAAAAACCAACGGTACTCATATCTTTACAGCTACTGGCAATAAGGTCCAGATCGTCAAGTCTTGGCCAGCCGCTGACATGATTGCACTTCCCGCTTTGGAGTTTCCTGGTCGGGTCAATAACCTCTTCTTGACTGAAGATCAAAAACTTGTTGTGAGCTACTTTGAGCCATATGTGGGCTCTGTGTATGATGAGTTCTATCCATACTCCTTCAATCGAGATAAGGTCTTCATAAGCAGTTATGACGTGAGTAATCCAGAAAGTCCGGTGGCACTTGCATCCTGGGCATTCAATGGCAACTACCAGTCTATGAGACGAATCGGTAGTAGCATCCGCCTTATCCAAAACTCATGGGGCTTTAGAATCGACAACTTGCAGACTTATATCGATACTTGGGAGGGCAATGGTCCGATCAGTATGAGTGAGTTCGACAAACGAGTCGACCTTGCCAAAGCTGCTAATAGCAAAGCGGTGGCAGCCGCAGCCCTAAGCGATATCTTGAATACTGGTGGTGAGACCAATGATGTATTGGGCAAGACTCCTGAAAGCTGTCAGAAAGTTTTTTCTCCTGAGGGAATTCGCAACACTGGCCTGACCAAAGTCACAACCATCGAACTTGCAACATCTACCGTCGACCAATCTGCGGTTACTGTGCCTTCCAATCATGTCTATGCATCTGAAAAAAGTCTCTACATCACGCAATCCTACAGCTGGTTTTGGCGGGGGTTGTCGAATTGGGAAACCTTAAGCTTTGTGCATCGATTTGATATACAAAATCCAAGTTCAACCCAGTACCTGGGGTCAGGAAGCTACTCTGGATATATTAATAACCAATTCTCTATGGATGAGAAAGACGACGTTTTAAGGATCGCGGTAACGGAAAATATTCCATCTTCAGAAGACACCAATGAGGACGATGACATTTGGTGGTGGCGCCCGATGAATACCATCAATCGTGTGATTACCATGAATCTGGTAGAGAATAAGTTGCAAGTTCTGGGTAAGAGTGTTGGTCTGGCCGAAGGTGAGAAAATTTATAGTGCGCGATTCATGGGCGATAAGGGCTACGTGGTAACATTTCGTCAAGTCGACCCACTATATACCTTCGATCTAACTGATCCTGCAGCACCAAAAGTTGTTGGAGAATTAAAGATACCTGGCTTTTCCACTTACATGCATCCCTTAGACGAGGGCCACCTGCTCGCAGTTGGTAACGAAGCTACCAATGAGGGGCGGATTACTGGGCTGAAGGTTAGTATTTTCGATGTGAGTGACTTTGCAAATCCAAAAGAAAAGCACAAGTTCATCATCGATAATGGCAATGGCTGGAATTGGAGCGAAGCACTCTACGATCATCATGCTTTCACATATTTCGCTAGTCGAAAGCTTCTGGCTATTCCGTTAGGCGGCTATATCGATCGAAGTTGGACTTCCGAATTGAAAGTCTTCAACATTGATACCGAGGCGGGTATTTCGAATAGAGGTTCCATCTCTATGTCGGATCTAGCAGTGTACAATGAAAATTATGGCTGGTGGTATAGCAGTCAAGTTCGGCGATCTGTGTTTGCAGATGACTTTATCTATGGAATAAGCAATTCTGGAATCAGGGCTGTGCATAATAGCGATCTAGCGGCACCGATAAAAACAGTATCCTTTGTTGAGTAG
- a CDS encoding TIGR02147 family protein — MIKIFGYTDFRKFLKDYYDQRKSEGQGFSYRRFSKQCDFNSPNFLKLVMEGKRNLSIDSIEKIVTSLNLSPNEGNYFRVLVKLNQESKHQIKAIYFDELKRLTPYAQKRKLDAESVEYLSHWLYPVLREMARQKDFRDDPYWIARRLTGRTSVKNIGKALQFLKENGFIVKQNNHCFTAPDIIVLSSDEVRSLAIRQYHRTILCQAQEALDDISVSEREFGALILSLSDDKVGELKQKLKAFRKEVHEWALHHQDIEEHKEQVVQLNFQMFPQSKR; from the coding sequence ATGATCAAAATCTTCGGTTACACAGACTTCAGAAAGTTCCTCAAAGATTACTACGATCAAAGAAAGTCTGAAGGTCAGGGCTTCAGCTATCGGCGATTTTCGAAACAATGTGATTTCAACTCGCCAAACTTTTTGAAGCTTGTGATGGAAGGCAAGCGGAACCTAAGTATCGACTCCATTGAAAAAATCGTAACGTCTTTGAATCTTTCCCCCAACGAAGGTAATTACTTTCGAGTTCTAGTGAAGCTCAACCAAGAATCAAAGCATCAGATCAAGGCCATTTACTTCGACGAGCTAAAAAGGCTTACGCCTTACGCGCAGAAGCGCAAGCTTGATGCAGAATCCGTCGAATACCTCTCTCACTGGCTCTACCCCGTCCTGCGCGAGATGGCGAGGCAAAAAGACTTCCGTGATGATCCCTATTGGATAGCCCGTCGATTGACGGGTCGAACATCGGTTAAAAATATTGGCAAAGCGCTCCAGTTTCTCAAAGAGAATGGCTTTATTGTCAAGCAGAACAACCATTGCTTCACGGCTCCAGATATCATTGTACTATCTAGCGACGAGGTCCGTAGTCTAGCGATTCGTCAATACCATCGCACTATTCTTTGTCAAGCACAGGAAGCCCTCGATGATATATCAGTCTCTGAAAGGGAGTTCGGCGCTTTGATTTTATCCCTTTCTGATGACAAAGTTGGCGAACTGAAGCAGAAACTCAAAGCGTTTCGAAAAGAGGTTCACGAATGGGCGTTGCATCATCAAGATATAGAAGAACATAAGGAGCAGGTTGTCCAACTCAATTTCCAGATGTTTCCACAAAGCAAAAGGTGA
- a CDS encoding efflux RND transporter permease subunit: MKKLVTYFIDRSFAVNLICLAICGAGIFMMMSLTRNLAPKVPMHKIRIEVSILGASPQTMEQEVAFPIEESLLGMPAVEEIYSYSSKGSVSFNLELYRGKQSLQETLEAVRSRLQSMQSQLPSNIERMEASLVKLETIDVMGYGFFNFDVSNPEHHRWLDSFKETMRQVKGVVRVDSREPQQDLYIEIDPAKLSYHGISISDLRRKLASFLQPTPLGAVRKDGRAIIVDIQRPPLTLETLENVTISSNRFGQEILIKDVAEIKFRPDHLSRVFPFNGKPGVFVQPAMDTSDDAITISTAIREAVAEFEKELPEPLYIEEAFNSGDFIQQQLDVLTSNALMGFVLVTILLAIFVGIRPAIMTAIGLPVAYLGTMICIDHFGVNIDLISVMAMIIIVGILVDDAIIVAEKYVQNIEAGLKPRDAAIDAALSLMAPITGTILTTMVAFSPILLVDGDISDWFYSVPIIIMSALALSWFECFFILPNHLKHFVTDTKAWGDGVIQYFARVYRNVLKVTLKLRWLMLFVGLGIFAGSGAFLKDRMKLDFDLNIGATRLQVVGTLKESQSIDDTLSQIKEVESFLVSLRDNANLDVVTRPGSAYIGGSRKTGMRYFEFSMFVFDLKEDQKTLVARVKDAIEKGLPELKDDRFDSLELVSRTASSEDIKQDTVTVYVSGKDRVGFDKIEAALKQDLDGIPGMLGAYFDDERLQESWFFVPDFKKMESYGLSNQELTNQLAGVFSPVQLGYTRFNGKQVKIYSEINRKEDFDYEDLQKLTVQTPQKTDIPVSYIGSWKRVKAQTFIAHRDGKRIFEVDVRYDKEQTDLLKFKEAVAAALNKTSEQFPDYTLSVESADKSQEEAQGWIIKVIGLSLTAILLILALTLGSISQSVLVVLPIPLGFLGAVWAFYLHQLDLTLIGMVGLLGVAGVAVNDSIIMVYSVNRLMEGVKERAAQRDKVIEGAVSRLRAIMLTTITTLGGVFPMAYGWGGESGYTKPIAFSMGWGLLASTIATLFVIPIVMEMRHDILAGFRWLGGLFQKQWKGESQQEHTQEVSASESPSRS, encoded by the coding sequence ATGAAAAAGCTTGTTACCTACTTTATCGATCGCTCGTTTGCTGTAAACTTGATTTGCCTCGCGATCTGTGGAGCCGGCATCTTCATGATGATGAGCTTAACCCGGAACCTGGCTCCCAAGGTACCCATGCATAAGATTCGCATCGAAGTATCTATATTGGGGGCGTCTCCTCAAACCATGGAGCAAGAGGTCGCGTTTCCCATCGAGGAATCTCTGCTCGGCATGCCTGCTGTGGAAGAAATTTATTCTTATTCCAGCAAGGGCAGCGTTAGCTTTAATCTAGAACTCTATCGTGGTAAGCAAAGTCTCCAGGAAACTCTTGAAGCTGTTCGCAGCCGCTTGCAGTCGATGCAATCCCAGTTGCCGAGTAATATCGAGAGAATGGAAGCTTCTTTAGTGAAGCTTGAAACCATCGATGTGATGGGTTACGGATTCTTCAACTTCGATGTTAGCAATCCTGAGCACCATCGCTGGCTCGATTCATTCAAGGAAACAATGCGACAGGTGAAAGGGGTGGTGCGAGTCGACTCTCGGGAGCCTCAGCAGGATCTTTATATTGAAATTGATCCGGCAAAGCTCTCATACCACGGCATCTCCATATCCGATTTGCGTCGTAAGTTAGCATCGTTTCTTCAGCCCACGCCCCTTGGCGCTGTGCGTAAAGATGGTCGTGCGATCATCGTCGATATCCAGCGTCCACCTCTTACCTTGGAAACCCTAGAGAATGTCACCATATCGTCCAATCGATTTGGACAAGAGATTCTGATCAAGGACGTTGCGGAGATTAAGTTTAGGCCAGATCATTTGAGCCGGGTCTTCCCGTTTAATGGCAAGCCTGGAGTTTTTGTTCAGCCAGCTATGGATACCTCAGATGATGCGATTACTATTAGTACCGCAATCAGAGAGGCGGTTGCAGAGTTCGAGAAGGAATTACCGGAGCCTCTCTATATAGAAGAAGCTTTTAACAGTGGCGATTTTATTCAGCAGCAACTTGATGTACTAACCTCCAATGCCCTCATGGGGTTTGTGCTGGTTACGATTCTCTTAGCAATATTTGTAGGGATTCGCCCAGCAATCATGACAGCTATCGGCTTACCTGTTGCTTATCTAGGAACCATGATATGCATTGACCACTTTGGTGTGAATATCGACCTGATTTCAGTGATGGCGATGATTATTATCGTGGGTATACTCGTTGACGATGCGATCATTGTGGCAGAGAAGTATGTCCAGAACATTGAGGCAGGCTTAAAACCTCGCGACGCAGCAATCGATGCGGCTCTCTCATTGATGGCACCGATCACAGGAACGATACTGACAACAATGGTTGCTTTTAGCCCTATCCTACTTGTAGATGGCGATATCAGCGACTGGTTTTATTCTGTCCCTATCATTATCATGTCGGCATTGGCTCTAAGTTGGTTTGAGTGTTTCTTTATCCTACCCAATCACTTGAAGCACTTTGTCACGGATACCAAGGCTTGGGGAGATGGAGTCATTCAGTACTTCGCCCGGGTCTATCGCAACGTATTAAAAGTCACTCTCAAATTGCGATGGCTAATGCTCTTTGTTGGTCTCGGTATATTTGCTGGTTCAGGCGCTTTTCTGAAGGATCGCATGAAGTTAGACTTTGATCTTAATATCGGAGCAACACGGCTGCAAGTTGTAGGCACACTTAAAGAGAGTCAGTCTATCGATGACACACTCAGCCAGATCAAGGAGGTAGAAAGCTTTCTCGTATCTTTGCGCGATAATGCCAACCTGGACGTTGTAACCCGCCCAGGATCTGCATACATCGGTGGATCGAGAAAAACTGGGATGCGTTACTTCGAGTTTAGTATGTTTGTCTTCGACTTGAAGGAAGATCAGAAGACGCTCGTAGCAAGGGTGAAAGATGCCATTGAAAAAGGTCTCCCTGAACTGAAGGACGACCGCTTTGATTCATTGGAGCTAGTCAGCCGAACTGCGAGTTCGGAAGATATTAAGCAAGATACGGTTACGGTTTATGTGAGCGGTAAGGACCGAGTCGGCTTCGATAAGATCGAGGCAGCCCTAAAGCAAGATCTTGATGGAATCCCCGGAATGCTAGGGGCCTACTTTGATGACGAGCGCTTGCAAGAGTCGTGGTTTTTTGTTCCAGACTTCAAGAAGATGGAGTCGTATGGTCTTAGCAATCAGGAGCTCACCAACCAACTAGCCGGTGTTTTTTCACCTGTGCAGTTGGGTTACACTCGCTTTAATGGCAAGCAGGTGAAGATTTACAGCGAGATCAATCGCAAGGAAGATTTTGACTACGAAGACCTGCAAAAGTTAACCGTGCAAACTCCTCAGAAAACCGATATCCCTGTGTCTTATATTGGCTCATGGAAACGGGTAAAAGCTCAGACTTTTATTGCTCACCGTGATGGTAAGAGAATCTTTGAAGTTGATGTTCGCTATGATAAAGAGCAGACGGATCTTCTGAAGTTCAAAGAGGCTGTCGCTGCTGCCTTGAACAAGACGTCCGAACAGTTTCCAGACTACACTCTAAGCGTCGAGAGTGCTGATAAGAGCCAAGAAGAAGCCCAAGGCTGGATCATAAAGGTTATTGGGTTATCACTTACCGCTATTTTATTAATCCTTGCTCTGACCCTCGGCTCTATCAGTCAATCAGTTCTTGTGGTTTTGCCAATTCCACTTGGATTCCTCGGTGCGGTTTGGGCCTTTTACCTTCACCAACTTGATCTTACACTGATTGGTATGGTCGGGCTTCTGGGTGTTGCTGGTGTGGCAGTGAATGATTCTATCATTATGGTCTACTCAGTCAATCGGTTGATGGAAGGAGTGAAGGAGCGTGCTGCGCAGCGAGACAAAGTGATTGAAGGAGCAGTTAGTCGCTTACGGGCGATTATGCTGACGACGATCACAACGCTAGGTGGAGTCTTCCCTATGGCCTATGGCTGGGGAGGTGAGTCTGGATACACGAAGCCAATTGCCTTTTCTATGGGCTGGGGTCTACTTGCGTCGACCATAGCGACATTGTTTGTGATTCCGATCGTCATGGAGATGAGGCATGATATCCTTGCGGGTTTCCGGTGGCTCGGTGGATTATTCCAGAAACAATGGAAAGGCGAATCACAGCAAGAACATACTCAAGAAGTGAGTGCTTCTGAATCTCCAAGCCGTTCTTGA
- a CDS encoding substrate-binding periplasmic protein, translating to MMRLYLFLLAFAFSNIGFAKTITVAVGMSLAPYVIKDTKSGLELETAIEALKSQGIKLVPEFVSMKRLRMMVKKKKVDGALTVLENIGLPLYFTDTYVTYQNFAITTKKDIKIDSVSDLTKGRILAFQDAKVYLGAKYKDFVSQNTKYKETPIQIRQNEYLYKDKIDIVIADKLIFMHNNQSIPMEVRRSKNLHFHEIFKPNHYVAGFIDEEVRNAFNRGLKQIKANGTYNKIKAKYSYDI from the coding sequence ATGATGCGTTTATACTTGTTTTTGCTAGCCTTTGCGTTTTCAAACATCGGTTTTGCCAAGACGATAACGGTTGCAGTAGGCATGTCCCTGGCTCCCTATGTGATTAAGGATACGAAGTCAGGCCTTGAGCTTGAAACTGCTATCGAAGCACTCAAATCCCAAGGGATAAAACTGGTTCCTGAATTCGTGTCGATGAAGCGCTTGAGAATGATGGTAAAGAAGAAAAAGGTTGATGGTGCACTTACGGTTTTGGAAAATATCGGCTTGCCTTTATATTTTACCGACACTTATGTGACTTATCAAAACTTTGCCATCACTACAAAAAAAGATATCAAGATCGATAGCGTCAGTGATCTTACCAAAGGTCGAATCCTGGCTTTCCAAGATGCAAAGGTCTACCTTGGAGCGAAGTATAAGGACTTTGTGAGTCAGAACACGAAATACAAAGAAACTCCAATACAGATTCGGCAAAACGAGTATTTATACAAAGACAAGATCGATATTGTAATCGCCGACAAACTAATATTTATGCACAATAACCAATCGATTCCCATGGAAGTTCGTAGGAGTAAGAATCTCCACTTTCACGAAATTTTTAAGCCGAATCACTACGTCGCTGGTTTCATCGATGAGGAGGTGCGAAACGCTTTTAATCGCGGCTTGAAGCAGATTAAGGCCAACGGCACCTACAATAAAATTAAGGCCAAGTATTCCTACGATATCTAG
- a CDS encoding patatin-like phospholipase family protein, which yields MLEFSLPGGGLKGITLVGTLIALRDRKIIPDIVTGISAGAYAGYMTYSGMNRQKILKWFALSRNHFYKRSLSWYLPPYDVQGEYVKKMSRPYLVERADFDRYGIRKFYVGYTTLPRFKFESVDILDNYCKHQAYEKVMKSSLVPFVTHYAPHFEGAIDGSFRRLFFASPEEPKERWLFTLGDLYIFRNHSKEFDRVIRLDTKIKSLTRARTSDLIDEFDIGYEQGLKITA from the coding sequence GTGCTAGAGTTTTCATTACCCGGTGGGGGCTTAAAGGGCATTACTTTAGTGGGGACTTTGATTGCCCTACGAGACCGCAAGATCATTCCCGATATCGTCACTGGAATTTCAGCTGGCGCTTACGCAGGTTATATGACCTATAGCGGCATGAATCGGCAGAAGATTTTAAAGTGGTTTGCATTGAGCCGAAATCACTTCTATAAACGCTCGTTGTCTTGGTACCTGCCTCCCTACGATGTTCAAGGGGAATATGTTAAGAAGATGAGTCGTCCCTATCTGGTAGAGCGGGCGGACTTTGATCGCTACGGTATCAGAAAATTCTACGTTGGCTATACGACTCTACCTCGCTTTAAATTCGAATCTGTCGACATACTAGACAATTATTGCAAGCACCAAGCCTACGAAAAGGTGATGAAGTCGTCTCTTGTACCATTTGTCACTCACTATGCCCCTCACTTTGAGGGAGCCATCGACGGTAGTTTTCGACGACTATTTTTCGCATCACCCGAAGAGCCGAAAGAGCGATGGCTCTTTACGCTGGGTGATCTCTATATCTTCCGCAATCATAGCAAAGAATTCGACCGGGTGATTCGATTGGACACTAAGATAAAATCACTGACCCGCGCGCGGACCAGTGATCTGATTGATGAGTTTGATATTGGCTATGAACAAGGCTTGAAGATTACTGCCTAG
- a CDS encoding TolC family protein yields the protein MFKLKKSLFLLLFLSSGTSAQPKLQLESFVSDYLANSSQLKSKSLERQVAELNRDAAQDPYETVFGIGPQVSRRNYEFPAGSDEITSVNLQASASRSFTSGFAVTSTWLGGESEASDGSRFKPSSKFEIGIEQDLSKNFLGRLDDSKAREAQLLLSSQEQSLNQEQLDQCTTAAALFIDTYFLQQISSLYRSNVRDAEELFQYFSDFYEKKHVKKIDFLRSKLDFLAVKSAFEEHENSFRQSLIRMETAVSKELPKNLHEPKTELLAMSLEGTKFDPKKSPLLASLKHNEQAAKEKLNVTRWESQSDWTLSMTAGRQKQEKIDYKAGVTSEDEDYVTLGLSLTLPLSSKTAKLATRQAAIDHRLAEEQINDAEQKLLESWRTTLAGAKFYRTQADIAEQKVKVSEQQQTESRRLTKALQMELTDYIRDRQSAVQQRIGLLQLQLNYMKSLLELRRLSYNSPSFCQTMRTPS from the coding sequence TTGTTTAAGCTTAAGAAATCCCTGTTTTTGCTCTTGTTCCTTAGTTCAGGTACGAGTGCTCAACCCAAGCTTCAGCTTGAATCCTTTGTCTCTGACTACTTGGCGAACAGCAGTCAGCTAAAAAGCAAAAGTCTTGAGCGCCAGGTGGCAGAACTGAACCGAGATGCTGCTCAAGATCCTTACGAAACAGTTTTTGGAATAGGGCCTCAGGTATCGCGGCGCAACTATGAATTTCCTGCGGGGAGCGATGAGATCACTTCCGTAAATTTACAGGCATCTGCAAGCAGAAGCTTTACCAGTGGCTTTGCGGTTACTTCGACCTGGCTTGGAGGAGAGAGTGAAGCGTCGGATGGTAGTCGTTTCAAGCCTAGCTCTAAGTTTGAAATTGGTATTGAGCAGGACCTAAGTAAGAATTTTTTGGGGAGACTTGACGATAGCAAAGCCCGAGAGGCCCAATTGCTGCTCAGTAGTCAGGAACAAAGCCTTAATCAGGAACAGCTTGATCAGTGCACCACAGCAGCCGCACTTTTTATCGATACCTACTTCTTGCAACAGATCAGTTCTTTATATCGCTCGAACGTTCGCGACGCCGAGGAGCTATTTCAATATTTTTCGGACTTCTATGAAAAAAAGCATGTGAAGAAGATCGACTTTCTGCGATCAAAGCTTGATTTTCTGGCTGTGAAATCAGCCTTTGAAGAGCATGAGAATAGCTTTCGCCAATCCCTCATCCGCATGGAAACGGCAGTGTCTAAGGAGCTTCCCAAAAATCTCCATGAGCCCAAGACCGAACTCTTAGCGATGTCACTAGAAGGGACTAAGTTCGATCCAAAGAAGAGCCCTCTACTAGCCTCCCTCAAGCATAACGAACAGGCAGCGAAAGAAAAACTCAACGTCACCCGTTGGGAGAGTCAATCCGATTGGACTTTATCGATGACGGCGGGGCGGCAAAAGCAAGAGAAAATTGATTATAAGGCTGGGGTCACGTCGGAAGATGAAGATTATGTTACCTTAGGCCTTAGCTTGACTCTTCCTTTAAGCTCAAAAACGGCGAAGCTAGCTACAAGGCAGGCTGCCATCGATCACAGGCTTGCTGAAGAACAGATAAACGATGCTGAGCAAAAACTCCTGGAAAGCTGGCGTACAACCCTGGCTGGGGCCAAATTCTATCGAACCCAAGCAGATATTGCCGAACAGAAAGTTAAGGTTTCCGAACAGCAGCAAACGGAGTCTAGGAGATTGACGAAGGCCTTGCAGATGGAGTTGACCGATTACATTCGCGATCGGCAATCAGCTGTCCAGCAACGAATTGGACTTCTACAGCTACAACTCAACTATATGAAGAGCCTTTTAGAGTTAAGACGCCTATCATACAATAGCCCCAGCTTTTGTCAGACCATGAGGACGCCATCATGA
- a CDS encoding multidrug effflux MFS transporter gives MKTPESAPSSTEFVVLMASLMSLVALSIDTMLPALDNIGRSLQITDPKDSQFIISTVFLGMGFGLVFYGPFGDTFGRKKSIYLGVAIFAVGSLISLLSESLPVMLCGRFLQGFGGSSCRIMTMAMIRDRYSGRDMARVVSLIMMIFILVPVLAPTVGQGILFVGSWRTIFGLFLVMSLLTVSWLAWRQPETLKEENRKSFNLKVILSGFRETILHPKSRAYTITAGVMFGGFVGYLSLSQQLLQVAYGLDEMFSVYFGAMALAVGFSSFANSRLVMLVSMEKLCATALLLGSVISAIFFTYAYFKGGLPRIEFLTVYFLGTFFSLGLLFGNLNAMAVEPLGHIAGTANSVISSIQTLISVVIGTAIGSFYEGNVLPIVGGFFACTTLSLIVILTVKKESSSVVGSI, from the coding sequence ATGAAAACACCTGAATCAGCTCCATCAAGCACTGAGTTTGTAGTTCTCATGGCTAGTCTCATGTCTTTAGTCGCCTTGTCCATCGACACCATGCTGCCGGCCCTGGATAATATCGGTCGCAGCCTTCAAATCACCGACCCCAAGGATTCGCAATTCATTATTTCTACGGTCTTCTTGGGAATGGGATTTGGCCTCGTCTTTTACGGACCTTTTGGGGATACCTTTGGTCGTAAGAAATCGATCTATCTTGGAGTTGCTATATTTGCGGTAGGAAGTCTGATTTCTTTGCTTTCCGAAAGTCTGCCCGTGATGCTTTGTGGGCGCTTCCTACAAGGCTTCGGCGGTTCGAGCTGTAGGATCATGACCATGGCTATGATTCGAGATCGGTACTCTGGTCGAGACATGGCTCGCGTGGTGTCATTGATCATGATGATTTTCATCTTGGTTCCAGTCCTTGCTCCAACTGTAGGCCAGGGAATCTTATTTGTTGGTAGTTGGCGCACGATTTTCGGACTTTTTCTGGTGATGAGCTTGCTCACCGTATCGTGGTTAGCATGGCGGCAACCCGAAACCTTGAAAGAAGAAAATCGGAAATCATTTAATCTCAAAGTGATTCTGTCTGGCTTTCGAGAAACCATCCTCCACCCTAAATCTCGCGCCTACACCATCACTGCTGGAGTCATGTTTGGCGGCTTCGTAGGCTATTTAAGTCTCTCCCAGCAACTCCTGCAAGTCGCCTACGGCCTTGATGAGATGTTTTCAGTCTATTTTGGAGCTATGGCTCTCGCCGTTGGCTTCTCCTCCTTTGCCAATTCACGACTGGTCATGCTAGTGAGCATGGAGAAGCTTTGCGCCACCGCACTGCTGCTAGGTAGTGTAATATCAGCAATTTTTTTTACTTATGCATACTTCAAGGGTGGCTTGCCGAGAATTGAGTTTTTAACCGTATACTTTCTCGGGACGTTTTTTAGCCTAGGCCTGCTGTTTGGCAACTTAAATGCTATGGCTGTGGAGCCTCTTGGACATATTGCTGGTACTGCCAACTCGGTGATTAGTTCCATTCAAACTTTGATATCGGTCGTTATTGGGACCGCCATTGGCAGTTTCTACGAAGGCAATGTATTGCCCATAGTTGGGGGCTTCTTTGCCTGCACCACCCTGTCCCTTATTGTTATTCTCACAGTAAAAAAAGAGTCGTCATCAGTGGTCGGATCCATTTAA
- a CDS encoding family 16 glycosylhydrolase translates to MRFCDRGVVFEGDGYLRLRIQKEFMSDSYSQAELGYPGDRLYSGGEIRTRKKYRYGRCEVRMKAPHELSGFVQSVFTFHYPKLPVWDEIDWELQGRHPDRAASNMIVGKYAKEWADTRDFGSYEHEVSLPHGSLISDWHVYAFEWTPDFIKWYIDGHLMRTLTRGALHPRGWIPGDDSPFGGQSSEIMMNFWLPNPEIMADFGGCWNEAAFDHGRSVDATYDWFRYYSLDAYQPKS, encoded by the coding sequence GTGCGTTTTTGCGATCGTGGGGTTGTCTTCGAAGGAGACGGCTATTTACGTCTTCGTATTCAAAAGGAGTTCATGTCGGATAGCTATTCCCAGGCAGAGCTGGGCTACCCCGGAGATCGCCTTTACTCGGGGGGCGAAATAAGAACCCGTAAAAAATATCGCTATGGTCGCTGTGAGGTCCGCATGAAAGCACCTCACGAACTCTCTGGTTTTGTACAGTCAGTCTTCACCTTCCACTATCCTAAATTGCCGGTTTGGGACGAAATCGACTGGGAACTCCAGGGGCGACACCCCGACCGTGCTGCAAGCAATATGATCGTCGGCAAGTATGCTAAGGAATGGGCTGACACCCGTGATTTTGGTTCTTACGAACACGAAGTCTCTCTGCCTCACGGTAGCTTGATCAGCGACTGGCACGTCTATGCCTTTGAATGGACTCCAGACTTCATCAAATGGTACATTGATGGCCATCTTATGCGCACACTGACACGGGGCGCCCTCCATCCACGCGGCTGGATTCCAGGAGATGACTCGCCCTTTGGTGGCCAAAGCAGCGAGATTATGATGAACTTCTGGTTACCAAACCCTGAAATCATGGCTGACTTTGGTGGCTGTTGGAATGAGGCTGCTTTTGATCACGGCCGGAGTGTCGATGCCACATATGATTGGTTTCGATACTATTCACTCGATGCATATCAACCGAAGTCATAG